The window GGCGCCGTGAGTACAAAGGCAGGTGCAGACCAGTTGACCGCAGGCCTGCGGACTTCATCTGCAGGCAGTCAGGCTTTGGCCGACGTACTTGAAGCTTCCTCGGAAGGGGCAGCCAGACTTGCCTCGGGGCTGGATGCCTCAGCTGCAGCCAGCTCGAAGGTGGCCGACGGTGCCAAGCAGGTCGCTGGCGGGCTGGAACAGCTGGCCGGGGCCAATGCCCAGCTGGCCCAGAATCCGCTTATCCAGCAGCTGCTGGAAGCCAGCCGGAAGGTGGCGGAGGGCAGCCAAGCATTAAGCGCCGGGCAGGAACAGCTGCTAACCGGCAGTGAGTCGCTGGCGGCAGGCCAGCAGCAGTTGCTGGGGGGCAGCCGCAGGCTTGCGCAAGGGCAGCTGCTGCTTCTGAACGGAGCTGAACAGCTGGCCGCCGGGAACAGCCGGCTGGCAGACGGAGTGCAGCAGTTCGGCGGCAAGCTGGATCTTGCTGCAGCAGGCAGCGCAGATCTGGCTGCCGGTGCCGTCCGCCTGAGCACAGGAATTACGGAGCTCAGACATGGATTAGCTCAGCTCAGCGGCGGTGCTGCCGAGCTGGCAAGCGGCTCACAGCAGCTCAGCGGTGGAGCCGGGCAGCTGCAAAGCGGTGCAGGGCAATTAACCGGGGGGCTGGATGAGCTTGCCGGGAAGCTGAACGATGCACAAGAGCGGACCTCATCTGTGAAGAATGATGAGGTAACAGTCAGCATGTTTGCTGATCCGGTGAAGCTTACAGAGAACACAGACAGAAAGGTAGAGGTATACGGCCTTGGCATTGCTCCGTATTTCCTGTCTATGGCTCTGTTTGTCGGAGGTCTTGTATTGACAGTGGTAATCCCGGCACGCACCTCAACCGTTACAGGCGCACAGCCGTTTGGCCGCTTCCTGAGCCGGACGCTGACATTCATGATGATGAGCGCCGCCCAATCGCTGATTGCCGCTCTGATTCTGCTGTACGGGATTGGCCTCAAAGTCCAGAATGTCCCGCTCTTTCTGCTGTTTACGTTCTTTACCAGCTTGACCTTCCTTATGATTATACAAACCATTGTCACCTGGCTTGATATGCCAGGCCGGTTCGTCGTAATCATTCTGATGATTCTCCAGCTCACTTCGAGCGCAGGCACATTTCCCCGGGAACTGCTGCCGGAATGGATGCAGCGCTTAAATCCTTATCTGCCGATGACCCATAGCATCCGCGGGCTTAAGGCTGTCATTTCCAGCGGTGATTACAGCTTAATGTGGCATCAGGCCGGTATTCTTTTGTGTTATGCGGCAGGCTTCGTGCTCTTGACGCTGCTTTACTTCTTGCGCCAGAACGGCAACTCTATTGAAAAGGGGGAAGGCGTATCCGCTTAAATTAAAACCGATTGCTGTCACTATTCTCTGGAGGACCTGATACCATAATGGGCAGGAGTAAATTCAGGAATTAATCAATGAAAAGGGTGAATGTACCTGTTCTAAGTATAGAACAGGTACATTCACCCTTATTTGTTCAGTAAATAACTCTATATGAACTCAGGAGGTATAATTTCTTCCAAGCCCTAACTCAGTCAACAGCTGTCTGTACGCGATAGAAGTGCGATCAGCCGGAATATGGGCTTCGGCGGTCAGATCCAGCGGCAGATCCTCCGGTGTCTGTGCTTCGACCATCGCTCTGTCCTCCGAGAACACCTGGAGATTGAAGTTAATCGTATCTTCGGTAGGCACACTCTTGTCAAAGTTACGTGAGATCGGGCAGAACAGCCGGGTATATCTTGCAGATACAGGAGAAGCGCAGTTCAGGATCATCAGCTTTCCATCCTCGGGAAAATGTACGGTAAGCGATGCGGCGAACGGGGCGAATACCCGGAATGCCCGCAGCCACATGAAGCCTTCCGGTGCCGGATTCTCCTGACCTTTACCGTAGTTGCTGACGGTGCTCCAATAATCGGCAAACAGCTCATTTCCTTCACGTCTTACTTTGTACTGCGGAACCTCAGTGTTGTCGGGGTCTGCGAACGAATTTGCATGTACATAAGCGAAGTGTGAGACGTCCAGGAAGCCTTCCATCTGTCTGCCGGACGAACCGGCAATGTCAAAGCTTGGCGGCAGAATGTTAATGAAATCCGGATCATCCCAG of the Paenibacillus pedocola genome contains:
- a CDS encoding YhgE/Pip domain-containing protein, with product MRRRIMRGLNVFVQDLKKMLQNRTSLITMVVVACLPILYSGVMIKGSWDPYGQLDQLPVAIVNLDRGAEFAGSELHIGKDVVEELKKNGSFKWSFVNEEQAQKGITGNVYYMTVTLPADFSQKATTLMDDQPEQADIIYEPNWNYNYVGGQIGSNAVKEIKSSISAQITESYARSLFDQIKEISTGLGQAGSGAEQLNSGADKLESGAGMLKTNIGKLAEGTQLVVNGVKPLEQGAEKLHSGAVSLSAGAGSLTDGLKQLSSAESQLEAGAVSTKAGADQLTAGLRTSSAGSQALADVLEASSEGAARLASGLDASAAASSKVADGAKQVAGGLEQLAGANAQLAQNPLIQQLLEASRKVAEGSQALSAGQEQLLTGSESLAAGQQQLLGGSRRLAQGQLLLLNGAEQLAAGNSRLADGVQQFGGKLDLAAAGSADLAAGAVRLSTGITELRHGLAQLSGGAAELASGSQQLSGGAGQLQSGAGQLTGGLDELAGKLNDAQERTSSVKNDEVTVSMFADPVKLTENTDRKVEVYGLGIAPYFLSMALFVGGLVLTVVIPARTSTVTGAQPFGRFLSRTLTFMMMSAAQSLIAALILLYGIGLKVQNVPLFLLFTFFTSLTFLMIIQTIVTWLDMPGRFVVIILMILQLTSSAGTFPRELLPEWMQRLNPYLPMTHSIRGLKAVISSGDYSLMWHQAGILLCYAAGFVLLTLLYFLRQNGNSIEKGEGVSA
- a CDS encoding aromatic ring-hydroxylating dioxygenase subunit alpha; this translates as MTKTNALAEFQMQLPRDCTFTPNDWQILSQYWYPVAIAEEIQDKPVSVKLLDVKLVCYRSHGKVVIARDLCFHRGAPLSLGWVENEEIVCPYHGFRYNCEGACTSVPAHPSAKISPKLKLIMYPAVEKYGLIWTSLAGTEEQIPEFSGWDDPDFINILPPSFDIAGSSGRQMEGFLDVSHFAYVHANSFADPDNTEVPQYKVRREGNELFADYWSTVSNYGKGQENPAPEGFMWLRAFRVFAPFAASLTVHFPEDGKLMILNCASPVSARYTRLFCPISRNFDKSVPTEDTINFNLQVFSEDRAMVEAQTPEDLPLDLTAEAHIPADRTSIAYRQLLTELGLGRNYTS